The proteins below are encoded in one region of Belonocnema kinseyi isolate 2016_QV_RU_SX_M_011 chromosome 5, B_treatae_v1, whole genome shotgun sequence:
- the LOC117172803 gene encoding uncharacterized protein LOC117172803: MEERGNGRRNIQQEKEGARKNDKGERAEGQRKGKGKRKKVGDGDEQIENQISRDEVNEAISRLKETRQQEKMAWKIEALKYGALRMRKEMWRICKKVWKGEGLPEEWKTWLVVPLIRKGEGKKVEEYRGITLMFVGYQIYAEVLRRSLERQVEEKANVPHNRTCFIKGMGTVANVYVLNYLVNRNLGRKKGKLVALFVDLKAAFESVNRRIL, from the exons ATGGAGGAAAGGGGAAATGGAAGAAGAAATATTCAACAGGAGAAAGAAGGAGCACGAAAGAATGATAAAGGAGAAAGGGCAGAAGGACAAAGAAAG GGAAAAGGGAAAAGGAAAAAAGTGGGCGATGGGGACGAGCAAATTGAAAACCAGATTAGTAGGGATGAGGTGAATGAGGCGATTTCAAGGTTGaaagaaacaaggcaacaggAAAAAATGGCTTGGAAAATTGAAGCACTGAAATATGGAGCATTACGGATGAGGAAAGAGATGTGGAGGATTTGCAAAAAGGTATGGAAAGGAGAAGGGTTGCCGGAGGAGTGGAAGACATGGCTCGTAGTACCGTTGATTAGGAAAGGAGAAGGCAAAAAGGTGGAGGAATATAGAGGTATCACACTCATGTTCGTGGGATATCAAATTTATGCGGAAGTGCTTCGAAGGAGTTTGGAAAGACAGGTGGAAGAGAAAGCAAATGTACCACACAACCGAACGTGTTTTATAAAAGGGATGGGAACCGTAGCCAACGTTTACGTGCTCAACTATCTAGTGAATAGAAACTTGGGGCGGAAGAAAGGGAAGCTAGTCGCATTGTTTGTAGACTTAAAGGCAGCATTCGAATCAGTTAACAGGAGGATCTTATAA